The Hippocampus zosterae strain Florida chromosome 20, ASM2543408v3, whole genome shotgun sequence genome contains a region encoding:
- the LOC127592991 gene encoding glycine--tRNA ligase-like, with protein MEAALAPLREAVRQQGDLVAQLKAQEAPELEVNRAVAELKARKRTLEMKELSLRPQEEVVDRLKLDDTLKRRFFYDQSFAIYGGVSGLYDFGPVGCALKNNILQVWRQHFIQEEQILEIDCTMLTPEPVLKTSGHVDKFADYMVKDAKTGECFRADHLLKAHLKKAMSDGTCSPEEAAEMEDVITQMDNYTRQELGQLFVKYKVTSPSTGNELTPPISFNLMFQTSIGPGGNTPGYLRPETAQGMFLNFKRLLEFNQGKLPFGAAQIGNSFRNEISPRSGLIRVREFTMAEIEHFVDPGEKVHPKFSNVADLDILLYSSGAQTSGQSAHTMRLGDAVEQGIIDNSVLGYFIGRIYLYLLKVGLRKDKVRFRQHMENEMAHYACDCWDAEAKTSYGWIEIVGCADRSCYDLKCHARATKVPLVAEKPLKEAISRELGLSVVNVVKFEPNRGAIGAAYKKDAKLIFDYLDACDECFIGDGEKRLNESGEFSVSTQGKTFKLSKDMVAVRRFQKTLHVEEIVPNVIEPSFGIGRIMYCIFEHCFHTRQGDEQRTYFSFPATVSPYKCCILPLSQNQDFTPFVQQLSEALTRKGVSHKVDESSGSIGRRYARSDEIGVAFGVTVDFDTVNKTPRTATLRDRDSMRQIRVEVDALPGLIWSLANGERTWSQMELQYPLFEGQETGRKE; from the exons ATGGAAGCGGCTTTGGCACCTTTGCGGGAGGCGGTGCGCCAGCAG GGCGACTTGGTTGCCCAGCTGAAAGCGCAAGAAGCCCCCGAGCTGGAGGTGAACCGGGCTGTCGCCGAGCTGAAAGCCCGCAAGAGAACTCTGGAAATGAAG GAGCTGTCCTTGCGGCCTCAAGAGGAGGTCGTTGACAGGCTCAAGCTGGACGACACGCTCAAGAGGAGGTTCTTCTACGATCAGTCTTTCGCCATCTACGGAG GTGTGAGCGGCCTGTACGACTTTGGTCCGGTGGGCTGCGCCCTGAAGAACAACATCTTGCAGgtgtggaggcagcacttcatccagGAGGAGCAGATCCTGGAGATCGACTGCACCATGCTCACCCCCGAGCCCGTCCTCAA GACATCGGGCCACGTGGACAAGTTTGCTGATTACATGGTGAAGGACGCCAAGACGGGAGAATGCTTTCGCGCCGATCACCTCCTCAAAG CCCATCTGAAGAAAGCGATGTCCGACGGGACGTGCTCCCCCGAGGAAGCGGCGGAGATGGAGGACGTGATCACTCAG ATGGACAACTACACCCGGCAGGAGTTGGGCCAACTCTTTGTCAAGTACAAGGTCACGTCTCCCTCGACGGGGAACGAGCTGACCCCTCCCATCTCCTTCAACCTCATGTTCCAGACCTCCATCGGGCCAGGTGGCAACACCCCCGG CTATCTGAGGCCGGAAACGGCTCAGGGCATGTTCCTCAACTTCAAGCGACTGCTGGAGTTCAACCAGGGAAAACTGCCCTTCGGCGCCGCCCAGATCGGCAACTCCTTCCGAAACGAGATCTCGCCTCGCTCCGGCCTCATCCGCGTCAG AGAGTTCACCATGGCCGAGATCGAGCACTTTGTGGACCCCGGCGAGAAGGTGCACCCCAAGTTCTCCAACGTGGCCGACCTGGACATCCTGCTGTACTCCTCCGGGGCTCAGACCAGCGGCCAGTCCGCGCACACCATGAGGCTCGGAGACGCCGTGGagcag GGCATCATCGACAACTCCGTGCTGGGCTACTTCATCGGCAGGATCTACTTGTACCTGCTCAAAGTGGGTCTGCGCAAGGACAAAGTGCGCTTCCGCCAGCACATGGAGAACGAGATGGCCCACTACGCCTGCGACTGCTGGGACGCCGAGGCCAAAACCTCCTAC GGTTGGATCGAGATCGTGGGCTGCGCCGACCGCTCCTGTTACGACCTCAAGTGTCACGCCCGTGCCACCAAGGTGCCCCTGGTGGCCGAGAAGCCGCTGAAAGAAGCCATATCCCGGGAACTCGGCCTTTCG GTGGTCAACGTCGTGAAGTTCGAGCCCAACCGGGGCGCCATCGGAGCGGCGTACAAAAAGGACGCCAAGCTGATCTTCGACTACCTGGACGCGTGCGACGAATGCTTCATCGGCGACGGGGAGAAGCGTCTCAACGAAAGCGG AGAATTCAGCGTGTCAACGCAGGGCAAAACCTTCAAGCTTTCCAAAGACATGGTCGCCGTCAGGAGATTCCAGAAAACGTTACACg TTGAGGAGATCGTCCCCAACGTCATCGAGCCGTCCTTCGGCATCGGCAGAATCATGTACTGCATCTTTGAGCACTGCTTCCACACGCGGCAGGGAGATGAACAGAGGACG TATTTCAGTTTTCCGGCCACCGTGTCCCCGTACAAATGCTGCATCCTTCCTCTGAGCCAAAACCAAGACTTCACACCTTTTGTCCAACAACTCT CCGAGGCCCTGACCCGAAAGGGCGTGTCCCACAAGGTGGACGAGTCCTCGGGGTCCATCGGCAGGCGCTACGCCCGCTCCGACGAAATCGGCGTGGCCTTCGGCGTCACCGTCGATTTTGACACCGTCAACAAGACGCCGCGCACCGCCACCCTAAGGGACCGAGACTCCATGAGGCAGATCCGAGTCGAG GTGGACGCTTTGCCTGGGCTGATCTGGTCCCTGGCCAACGGCGAGCGCACGTGGTCTCAGATGGAGCTCCAGTACCCCCTCTTTGAAGGGCAGGAGACCGGCAGGAAGGAGTGA
- the hhatlb gene encoding hedgehog acyltransferase like, b — MAIKAALPKYELYFYNAVLASALLWSTRRIFEASASNVDRKAFKSSVKPGWHYLGRKMDTADEEWAMWIWTLRAHIAFALCGHVLFAKLCSMLAPQHRSLASMAYGLAAVWTSMGWTYVTLVLSHCVLLYSISLVKIRRLCLLAGFCTLATFKCEPFVSWQADLVAGDFDLRRVLFYGGCGFTIMRCISFALENCERQDGNYSILELLKYNFYLPFFYFGPIMTFDKFYAQANKSDLSRKAREMWDINVQAVTHLALILAVDILFHFLYVLTIPGDLKLLRHLSDWALVGVAYFNLVYDWAKAAVMFGVINTVSRLDHLDPPKPPKCITALYVFAETHFDRGINDWLCKYVYDRLGGKHDDVLAELLATLCTYAVTVLWLGPSKPVLVWAFFNCFGLNCELWAAKFFSMEPFASFEHAMSGAMSRRIRAVVCIFNFWSIVLYNTLLLNSLDFAKLLAKRLLLKGFPITTAVVMFVTYCLIQVIKERERRRALIDDPDPLPPATSDGAPVGASTSPPADSGTAAPAVAQPVGDAGKQKAE; from the exons ATGGCGATCAAAGCGGCGCTTCCCAAATACGAGCTGTACTTCTACAACGCGGTGCTGGCCTCGGCCCTGTTGTGGTCCACCCGCCGGATCTTTGAGGCGTCCGCGT CCAACGTCGACAGGAAAGCATTCAAGTCCAGCGTGAAGCCAGGCTGGCACTACTTGGGCCGGAAAATG GACACGGCGGACGAGGAATGGGCCATGTGGATCTGGACCTTGCGGGCTCACATCGCCTTCGCTCTGTGCGGCCACGTGCTGTTCGCCAAGCTCTGCTCCATGCTGGCTCCTCAG CACCGGTCCCTGGCGTCCATGGCGTACGGGCTGGCGGCGGTGTGGACCAGCATGGGCTGGACCTACGTCACCCTGGTCCTGTCCCACTGCGTTCTGCTCTACAGCATCTCTCTGGTCAAGATCCGCCGGCTGTGCTTGCTCGCCGGCTTTTGCACGCTGGCCACGTTCAAGTGCGAGCCCTTCGTGTCCTGGCAG GCCGACTTGGTGGCGGGCGACTTTGATCTGCGCCGCGTTCTCTTCTACGGCGGTTGCGGCTTCACCATCATGCGATGCATCAGCTTCGCCCTGGAGAACTGCGAGCGCCAGGACGGCAACTACAGCATCCTGGAGCTGCTCAAGTACAACTTCTACCTGCCGTTCTTCTACTTTGGGCCCATCATGACCTTTGACAAGTTCTACGCGCAG GCCAATAAGTCGGACCTGAGCAGGAAGGCGCGGGAGATGTGGGACATCAACGTGCAGGCCGTGACCCACCTGGCTCTCATCCTGGCCGTGGACATCCTTTTCCACTTCCTCTACGTCCTCACCATTCCTGGCGACTTGAAGCTTCTCAGGCACCTCTCCGACTGGGCCTTGG TCGGCGTGGCCTATTTCAATCTGGTGTACGACTGGGCCAAAGCCGCCGTCATGTTTGGCGTGATCAACACCGTGTCCAGGCTGGACCACTTGGACCCGCCCAAGCCGCCCAAATGCATCACGGCGCTCTACGTTTTTGCCGAAAC ACACTTCGACCGAGGCATCAACGACTGGTTGTGCAA GTACGTGTACGATCGGCTGGGCGGCAAGCACGACGACGTGCTGGCGGAGCTGCTGGCCACGCTGTGCACCTACGCCGTCACCGTCCTGTGGTTGGGACCGAGCAAGCCGGTCCTGGTCTGGGCCTTCTTCAACTGCTTCGGCCTCAACTGCGAGCTGTGGGCCGCCAAGTTCTTCTCCATGGAGCCCTTCGCGTCTTTCGAG CACGCGATGTCCGGGGCAATGTCGCGCCGGATTCGAGCCGTCGTCTGCATCTTCAATTTCTGGAGTATCGTGTTGTACAACACCCTGCTTCTCAACAGTTTGGACTTTGCCAAGTTGCTGGCCAAGCGCCTGCTGCTCAAAG GTTTCCCGATAACCACGGCGGTCGTCATGTTTGTGACCTACTGCCTGATTCAAGTGATTAAGGAGAGGGAAAGGAGACGGGCCCTCATCGACGACCCCGATCCGCTTCCTCCCGCCACGTCGGACGGAGCGCCGGTGGGAGCCTCGACCTCCCCTCCGGCAGACTCGGGGACCGCCGCGCCGGCCGTCGCCCAGCCAGTCGGCGATGCCGGCAAGCAAAAAGCGGAGTAG
- the LOC127592966 gene encoding glycine--tRNA ligase-like: MLVLLRGASASAPLRTIPDIPSLCSVLRVRPVRLDRLRNRPLSTSARLSNRNKKKNLWQELQQRRLEEGRTTMDGDMEQILAPLRLAVKEQGDLVRQMKQDGAPDVDVTKAVAELKARKRNLEAKELALQPKDDIVDRTKMEDTLKRRFFYDQAFAIYGGVSGLYDFGPVGCALKNNILQAWRQHFIQEEQILEIDCTMLTPEPVLKTSGHVDKFADYMVKDVKNGECFRADHLLKAHLQKMMADKKCTAEKKAEMEDVITQMDNYTQQELSDLFVTYSVKSPTTGNDLTAPIAFNLMFQTSIGPGGNMPGYLRPETAQGIFLNFKRLLEFNQGKLPFAAAQIGNSFRNEISPRSGLIRVREFTMAEIEHFVDPGEKVHPKFSNVADLDILLYSSGAQTSGQSAHTMRLGDAVEQGVINNSVLGYFIGRIYLYLTKVGIAKDKLRFRQHMDNEMAHYACDCWDAETKTSYGWIEIVGCADRSCFDLKCHAQATKVPLVAEKPLKEAKVVNVVHLEPNKGAIGKAYKKDAKIIIEYLAACDECRVAEKERLLERSGEFAVELEGKTFKLTKDMVTVKRFQKTLHVEEVVPNVIEPSFGIGRIMYSIFEHTFRVREGDEQRTFFSFPATVAPYKCSILPLSQNQEFVPFVKELSEAMTRNGVSYKVDDSAGSIGRRYARTDEVGVAFGITVDFDTVNKTPHTATLRDRDSMRQIRAEVSELPVIIRDLANGSLTWAQVESKYPTFEGQETSKRDAAEE; the protein is encoded by the exons ATGCTTGTTCTTCTCCGGGGGGCTTCTGCATCGGCACCGCTGAGGACCATCCCCGACATTCCCTCGCTGTGCTCGGTGCTGCGGGTCCGGCCTGTTCGGTTAGATCGCCTCCGGAACCGGCCCCTTTCCACGTCGGCTCGCCTTTCCAACAGGAACAAGAAAAAGAACCTGTGGCAGGAGCTGCAGCAGCGACGACTGGAAgaaggacgaacaaccatggACGGCGACATGGAGCAAATCCTCGCCCCTTTGAGGCTCGCAGTCAAGGAACAG GGGGATCTCGTTCGCCAAATGAAGCAGGACGGCGCTCCCGACGTGGACGTGACCAAAGCGGTGGCCGAACTGAAAGCGAGGAAGCGCAATTTAGAGGCCAAG GAGCTGGCGTTGCAACCCAAAGATGACATTGTGGACAGGACCAAgatggaggacaccctgaagaGGCGTTTCTTCTACGACCAGGCCTTCGCCATCTACGGCG GTGTGAGCGGCCTGTACGACTTTGGGCCGGTGGGCTGCGCCCTGAAGAACAACATCTTGCAGgcgtggaggcagcacttcatccagGAAGAGCAGATCCTGGAGATCGACTGCACCATGCTCACCCCCGAGCCCGTCCTCAA GACATCGGGACATGTTGACAAGTTTGCTGACTATATGGTGAAAGATGTCAAGAATGGCGAGTGCTTCAGGGCAGACCATCTCCTCAagg cgcATCTGCAGAAGATGATGGCGGACAAGAAGTGTACTGCAGAGAAGAAGGCTGAGATGGAGGATGTCATCACGCAG ATGGACAACTACACGCAGCAAGAGTTGAGCGACCTTTTCGTCACGTACAGCGTCAAGTCTCCCACCACGGGAAATGACCTCACGGCGCCCATCGCCTTCAACCTCATGTTCCAGACCTCCATCGGACCAGGGGGGAACATGCCAGG CTATCTGAGGCCTGAAACGGCTCAGGGCATCTTCCTCAACTTCAAGCGACTGCTGGAGTTCAACCAGGGAAAGCTCCCCTTTGCTGCCGCTCAGATCGGAAACTCCTTCAGGAATGAGATCTCGCCTCGCTCCGGGCTCATCCGTGTCAG AGAGTTCACCATGGCCGAGATCGAGCACTTTGTGGACCCCGGCGAGAAGGTGCACCCCAAGTTCTCCAACGTGGCCGACCTGGACATCCTGCTGTACTCCTCCGGGGCTCAGACCAGCGGCCAGTCCGCGCACACCATGAGGCTCGGAGACGCCGTGGAGCAG GGGGTGATCAATAATTCGGTTCTGGGCTATTTCATCGGAAGGATCTACCTCTATCTCACCAAAGTGGGAATAGCCAAAGACAAGCTCCGCTTCCGCCAGCACATGGACAACGAGATGGCCCACTACGCCTGCGACTGCTGGGACGCCGAAACCAAAACCTCCTAC GGTTGGATCGAGATCGTGGGCTGCGCCGACCGCTCCTGCTTCGACCTGAAGTGCCACGCCCAAGCCACCAAGGTGCCCCTGGTGGCCGAGAAGCCGCTGAAAGAAGC CAAAGTGGTGAACGTGGTCCACTTGGAGCCCAACAAAGGCGCCATCGGCAAGGCCTACAAGAAGGACGCCAAAATCATCATCGAGTACCTGGCCGCGTGCGACGAATGCCGCGTGGCCGAGAAGGAGCGGCTCCTCGAGCGCAGCGG AGAGTTTGCCGTCGAGCTGGAGGGAAAGACTTTCAAACTGACCAAAGACATGGTGACCGTCAAGCGATTTCAGAAGACGCTACACG TGGAGGAAGTGGTGCCCAACGTCATCGAGCCGTCGTTTGGGATCGGCAGGATCATGTACAGCATCTTTGAGCACACCTTCCGCGTCAGGGAGGGCGACGAGCAAAGGACG TTCTTCAGCTTCCCAGCAACAGTTGCGCCATACAAGTGCTCTATTCTGCCTCTGAGTCAAAACCAGGAATTTGTGCCCTTCGTTAAAGAGCTCT CCGAGGCCATGACTCGAAACGGCGTTTCCTACAAGGTGGACGACTCCGCAGGGTCCATCGGGAGGCGCTACGCCCGGACGGACGAAGTCGGCGTGGCCTTCGGCATCACCGTTGACTTTGACACCGTCAACAAGACGCCGCACACCGCCACCCTGAGGGACCGAGACTCTATGAGGCAGATCCGAGCCGAG GTGAGCGAGCTGCCAGTGATCATCCGAGATTTGGCCAACGGGTCTCTGACTTGGGCGCAAGTGGAGAGCAAGTATCCCACCTTTGAAGGACAGGAGACCAGCAAGAGGGACGCGGCCGAGGAGTGA
- the klhl40b gene encoding kelch-like protein 40b, whose protein sequence is MALAVNPADEPRVYQQTLLQDGLRDLLENDKLVDCVLKIKGKEFPCHRLVLCACSSYFRTLFLSDLDESKKREVVVEDVEPGVMGLILEYLYTSRIDVTEHNVQDIFAVANVYQIPSVFTVCVSFLQKRLSLSNCLAVFRLGLMLDCPRLAVSARNFVCERFRLVSRDEEFLGLRPGELAAILAEDALDVDSEEAVFEALMKWVARDPGQREKDLPGLLDCVRLRLLSEDYWRDKVEKNKLLSDSPELREKLQLVRDARAGKMPRVDAEGRKEDGEGERQNLLPGILNDNMRFGMFVRELILMVGDAGAVAYDPAGNDCFVAAVSAQVPKNHVSLVTKENQIFVAGGLFVDEHNEEEPLCSYFLQYDPVNADWLAMPPLPSPRFLFGLGEAENSIFVVGGKEAKEQERTLDSVLVYDRQTFKWGQSDPLPHAVYGHATLSSDDTLYVIGGKGDDKKCSSKMHAYDARRFEWKELASMKTARSLFGATVHQNKIYVAAGVTDAGLSDSVEVYDIAANKWSDFEPFPQERSSLNLVSLGGSLFAVGGFAMMPLEDSEDIVPKEMNDIWRYNETENKWTGILREIQYASGATILGVRLNTLRLDKM, encoded by the exons ATGGCTCTGGCGGTGAACCCCGCGGACGAGCCCCGGGTGTACCAGCAGACGCTTCTGCAGGACGGCCTGCGCGACCTCCTGGAGAACGACAAGCTGGTGGATTGCGTTCTGAAAATCAAGGGCAAGGAGTTCCCGTGCCACCGCTTGGTCCTGTGCGCCTGCAGTTCCTACTTCCGCACTCTCTTTCTGTCCGACCTGGACGAAAGCAAAAAACGCGAGGTGGTCGTGGAGGACGTCGAGCCGGGGGTGATGGGGCTGATCCTCGAGTACCTGTACACCTCCAGGATCGACGTGACCGAGCACAACGTCCAGGACATCTTTGCCGTGGCCAACGTTTACCAGATCCCGTCCGTTTTCACGGTCTGCGTGTCCTTCCTCCAAAAGCGTCTGAGCCTCAGCAACTGCCTGGCGGTCTTCAGGCTCGGTTTGATGCTGGACTGCCCCAGGTTGGCCGTCTCGGCCCGCAACTTTGTCTGCGAGCGCTTCCGGCTCGTCTCCCGGGACGAGGAGTTCCTCGGCCTGCGGCCCGGCGAGCTGGCCGCCATCCTGGCCGAGGACGCCCTGGACGTGGACTCCGAGGAAGCAGTGTTCGAGGCCTTGATGAAGTGGGTGGCGCGGGACCCGGGCCAACGGGAGAAGGACCTGCCCGGTTTGCTGGACTGCGTTCGTTTGCGTCTGCTGAGCGAGGACTACTGGAGGGACAAGGTGGAGAAGAACAAACTCCTCTCCGACAGCCCCGAGCTGCGAGAGAAGCTCCAGCTGGTCAGGGACGCTCGGGCGGGGAAAATGCCTCGAGTCGACGCCGAGGGGCGGAAGGAAGACGGCGAGGGGGAGCGGCAAAATCTCCTCCCCGGGATCCTCAACGACAACATGCGCTTCGGAATGTTCGTCCGCGAGTTGATCCTGATGGTCGGCGACGCGGGGGCGGTGGCCTATGACCCGGCGGGCAACGACTGCTTCGTGGCGGCCGTCTCCGCGCAGGTTCCAAAGAACCACGTCAGCCTGGTCACCAAGGAGAACCAGATCTTTGTAGCCGGGGGCTTGTTCGTCGACGAGCACAACGAGGAGGAGCCACTCTGCTCTTACTTCCTGCAG TACGACCCGGTCAACGCCGACTGGCTGGCCATGCCGCCGCTCCCGTCCCCCCGCTTCCTGTTCGGGCTCGGGGAGGCCGAGAACTCCATCTTTGTCGTTGGGGGGAAAGAAGCGAAGGAGCAAGAGCGCACGCTGGACTCGGTCCTGGTCTACGACAGACA AACTTTCAAATGGGGCCAGTCAGACCCGCTTCCGCACGCCGTCTACGGACATGCCACCCTTTCGTCTGACGACACGCTTTATGTGATCGGGGGCAAAGGAGACGACAA GAAATGCTCGAGCAAGATGCACGCATATGACGCTAGGAGGTTCGAATGGAAGGAACTGGCTTCCATGAAGACCGCACGCTCATTATTCGGCGCGACAGTTCACCAGAACAAAATCTACGTGGCAGCCGGAGTCACCGACGCAGGGCTGAGCGATTCCGTGGAGGTGTACGACATCGCAGCCAACAA GTGGTCCGACTTTGAGCCCTTCCCCCAAGAACGCAGTTCCCTGAACTTAGTGTCTCTGGGCGGCTCACTCTTCGCAGTAGGAGGTTTCGCCATGATGCCACTGGAGGACAGCGAGGACATCGTCCCCAAAGAGATGAACGACATCTGGAG GTACAATGAGACCGAGAACAAGTGGACTGGGATTTTGAGAGAGATTCAGTACGCGTCGGGCGCCACTATTTTGGGGGTCCGACTCAACACGCTGCGACTCGacaagatgtaa